TCGTCAGTGCCGTGGTCTACCTGCACAAGCAGAACATTGCACATCGAGATCTCAAATGCGAAAACGTTCTGCTGACGGCCGATAACCAAGTAAAACTTATCGACTTTGGATTTGGACGGTTTTCTAGAGGCTTCCCTGACCTAACTAGGGAATTCTGCTGCACTCCCGCCTACGCTGCACCTGAGGTTCTTTTGAAACGGCCATACGATCCAAAGAAGGCCGATGTGTGGAGCTTGGGCGTGATTCTCTACTGGATGGTTGTAGGAAGGCTACCATTCCAAAATTGGTTCGATTTCCCGGGTTGCCAGCGCAAACCCATTTACTTTCCGGAAAGACTAGAAGAACCCTGTCGCGACTTAATTTCCTACATGCTGCGCTACAATTACTTAATGCGGCCTTCTGCCAAAAAGGTGGCCCAGCACCCTTGGCTGCAGATGAAGCGAGAACTGTAAGTAAACCATCATACTCGAGTTTAACATAATATTTCCCGATTTAAATTTTTAGAAATATAAGATTTggctttgttttaatttatttgtatttatttgtattttttatgttgtcTGACAGCTCCGAGAACGTGGAGAGACCAATTCCACGCGCACTACTACAGAGGATGAAGAGGTTCTTTAAAAGATCTTCCTCTGCAGAAGCTCCTACTTGTTTCTGTTCAACAGAAAATGTCCTTCCTCATCCTGCCATAAAGGAGGAAACCAAGAGGCACAAGTTTAAGGTTCAGTTTAAGGTACGTGAGTCCACCGTTGATGGATCGTAGAAGCCCCAGatcatgtaaaataaataagtcaCCTAAAATGTTAGCTATACCTGTAACCTGACTGACACTACAGGATAATCAGACCAATTAGTCTTCCCATATGATCTTGTAGTGTGTGGAGTCTATAATCCATTGTCTTTTGTATGTAATCTTCTGCTAGAGAGAGCAGTCGGACCACCCTGATCATGAATCGCAAATATGAAACATGAGTGATTTTCTTGTGTAAAACTGATTTTTAACTGTATTAACTGTATCAACACCTTGTATTTGAAATCTGCATCCTATAGTGTGAGTCAGGTATTAGAAGTGGTTCCTTAGAAATTGTTCAATAGCTCAATCTATgtcatttttttccccacaaacaGATCccgaggaagaagaaaaaaaattacgaCGTGTAGATAGGGTgaaataagggtgtttttttaaccataatgaaaatattttatgaaattcatattttataatttaacagCTCGCCAAAAacatttttccacttttttcatGCGAGGAA
The Astyanax mexicanus isolate ESR-SI-001 chromosome 13, AstMex3_surface, whole genome shotgun sequence DNA segment above includes these coding regions:
- the LOC103028583 gene encoding testis-specific serine/threonine-protein kinase 6 translates to METDEALRDLGYEVLRDLDGGDFSTVKLAKSKKYQKTVALKIMQIDKHVQKEVSILKRVKHPHIISVLDIFEMAGRLVCIVMEAAPSDLEKAKKFQSVIPTDQARTWFSQLVSAVVYLHKQNIAHRDLKCENVLLTADNQVKLIDFGFGRFSRGFPDLTREFCCTPAYAAPEVLLKRPYDPKKADVWSLGVILYWMVVGRLPFQNWFDFPGCQRKPIYFPERLEEPCRDLISYMLRYNYLMRPSAKKVAQHPWLQMKRELSENVERPIPRALLQRMKRFFKRSSSAEAPTCFCSTENVLPHPAIKEETKRHKFKVQFKIPRKKKKNYDV